In Helianthus annuus cultivar XRQ/B chromosome 9, HanXRQr2.0-SUNRISE, whole genome shotgun sequence, the following are encoded in one genomic region:
- the LOC110879480 gene encoding cytochrome P450 82A3 has product MKLAAKEMDDIIERWLKEHKERRESNEVKQDFMDILISIVEGASKDEFPGYDRDTVIRSTSLVMITAGFDSTAVTLTWAIVLLLNNPETLKRAQEELDLHVGRKRLVDESDIKNLVYLQAIVKETLRLYPPAPISLLHESTDDCIVGGYTVPKGTIFIANLWKLHHDPDVWSDPFQFRPERFLTDKKGIDVKGQHYELLPFGSGRRMCPGVSFALPSVHLTLASLIQGFELAKSSNGPVDTSEIFRLSYHKATPLEVLLSPRLSSDMYHVDA; this is encoded by the exons ATGAAGTTAGCCGCGAAAGAGATGGATGATATAATTGAACGTTGGTTAAAGGAGCACAAGGAAAGGAGAGAGTCAAATGAGGTGAAACAAGACTTCATGGATATATTGATTTCCATAGTTGAAGGTGCTTCTAAAGATGAGTTTCCAGGCTATGACCGTGACACAGTCATCAGATCAACGAGTCTA GTAATGATCACAGCAGGCTTTGATTCAACGGCTGTAACTTTAACATGGGCTATAGTTTTGCTGCTCAACAACCCAGAAACACTAAAACGTGCCCAAGAGGAACTCGATCTCCATGTtggaagaaagagactggtggaCGAATCAGACATCAAAAATTTAGTCTACCTACAAGCTATTGTCAAAGAGACTTTACGTTTATACCCACCTGCACCAATCTCACTTCTTCATGAGTCAACAGATGACTGCATTGTTGGTGGCTACACGGTCCCAAAGGGCACCATCTTTATAGCAAATCTATGGAAATTACATCATGATCCGGATGTTTGGTCAGATCCATTCCAGTTTCGACCCGAGAGGTTCCTGACAGACAAAAAGGGTATTGACGTTAAGGGCCAACATTATGAATTGCTTCCATTTGGTAGTGGTCGACGAATGTGCCCGGGTGTTTCTTTTGCACTCCCATCTGTGCATTTAACATTAGCTAGTTTGATTCAAGGATTTGAGCTAGCTAAATCATCCAACGGGCCGGTTGATACAAGTGAGATCTTCCGACTGAGCTACCATAAAGCAACTCCACTTGAAGTCTTGCTTAGCCCTCGGTTATCCAGTGATATGTACCATGTTGATGCATGA
- the LOC118482222 gene encoding cytochrome P450 82A3-like produces MELHLSLTIASFSVILLIFLFQILIQKRAKTSKNQNPPQAKGSWPIIGHLHLLGGSALPHRVLSNLADTHGPIFTIKLGVRQALVVSNAEMAKECFTTNDKAFASRPKSLVSVIMGYDYAMFALSPYGEYWRQVRKLATVELLSQRRVEMLKHERVSEIRTFMKDIYKSCLRNKEVEDSDMVKVEMREFFANLVFNIITRTIAGKRFSPGDKEAVEIHAVVTKFFEFLGTFVVSDFIPSLKFMDLGGYVKSVGINLDVTGFVHMSPVHKYGFAKVAGQ; encoded by the coding sequence ATGGAGTTACATCTCTCTCTTACAATAGCCTCATTTTCAGTTATTCTACTGATTTTCCTATTCCAAATCTTGATTCAAAAGAGGGCAAAGACAAGCAAGAACCAAAATCCACCTCAAGCGAAGGGTTCATGGCCTATAATCGGTCACCTACACCTTCTAGGTGGATCTGCGCTACCCCATAGGGTTTTGAGTAACTTGGCGGATACACATGGGCCCATTTTTACTATCAAATTAGGTGTTCGCCAAGCTTTGGTAGTGAGCAATGCGGAGATGGCTAAAGAGTGTTTCACCACCAACGATAAGGCCTTTGCCAGCAGACCCAAGTCGTTGGTTTCCGTGATAATGGGCTACGACTATGCCATGTTCGCATTAAGTCCATACGGGGAGTACTGGCGACAAGTGCGCAAGCTGGCTACAGTCGAACTTCTCTCTCAGCGACGTGTTGAGATGCTAAAGCATGAACGAGTCTCCGAAATTAGAACATTCATGAAAGATATCTACAAGTCTTGCTTGAGAAACAAAGAGGTTGAAGATTCTGATATGGTGAAGGTGGAGATGAGAGAGTTCTTTGCCAATTTGGTGTTTAACATTATAACAAGAACTATTGCAGGAAAACGATTCTCACCCGGTGATAAAGAAGCTGTTGAAATTCACGCGGTGGTTACAAAATTCTTCGAGTTTTTGGGCACTTTCGTGGTGTCTGATTTCATTCCCTCTTTGAAGTTTATGGACTTAGGAGGATATGTGAAAAGTGTTGGAATTAATCTTGATGTTACGGGTTTTGTTCACATGTCGCCGGTTCACAAATACGGGTTCGCGAAGGTCGCGGGTCAATAG